In the Kribbella sp. NBC_00482 genome, one interval contains:
- a CDS encoding FadR/GntR family transcriptional regulator, with protein sequence MIRRHPLAEQAAEELLRRIGSGEWVLGAKLPGETTLAAQLGVGRSTIREAVRELAGRRVLESRQGAGVFVIALQAAEDWDKVLRKADITDVLEGRLAIETEAARLAATRRTPADLKNFRYTLADRQRAAVKSPDDWYIEADLAFHRAVVTAAHNAVLTELFDTFVPLIRRAMIDMLKLDEEHRHRHDQAAHEAIADAIRAKDPDLAAARSREHLSAVRSSVN encoded by the coding sequence ATGATTCGCCGTCATCCGCTCGCCGAGCAGGCAGCCGAGGAGTTGCTGCGCCGGATCGGGAGCGGCGAATGGGTCCTCGGCGCGAAGCTTCCCGGTGAGACCACGCTGGCCGCGCAGCTCGGCGTCGGCCGGTCCACGATCCGCGAGGCCGTTCGGGAACTGGCGGGCCGGCGGGTGCTGGAGAGTCGCCAGGGCGCGGGCGTGTTCGTGATCGCGCTACAGGCCGCCGAGGACTGGGACAAGGTACTGCGGAAGGCCGACATCACCGACGTACTGGAAGGTCGGCTGGCGATCGAGACCGAGGCCGCGCGGCTGGCGGCGACCCGTCGTACGCCGGCGGACCTGAAGAACTTCCGCTACACGCTCGCGGACCGCCAACGAGCCGCCGTGAAGTCGCCCGACGACTGGTACATCGAGGCCGACCTCGCGTTCCACCGCGCGGTGGTGACGGCCGCGCACAACGCCGTACTCACGGAGCTCTTCGACACGTTCGTGCCGCTGATCCGGCGGGCGATGATCGACATGCTCAAGCTCGACGAGGAGCACCGGCATCGCCACGACCAGGCCGCTCACGAGGCGATCGCGGACGCCATCCGCGCCAAGGACCCGGACCTGGCCGCGGCCCGTTCCCGCGAACATCTGAGCGCCGTACGCAGCTCGGTGAACTAG
- a CDS encoding carbohydrate kinase family protein, which translates to MSAPVLVIGEALVDIVGPAAKTARNGNGKAKAIPGGFAANVAVGLARMSVPTELVARFGTDPYGDLLGSHLFGNGVQLAPGTVDPGSRTSTATATLDSDGVATYKFDMTWDPPELSLPRGCPAIHTGSIAMMLEPGATAIGEFLKSVADQPVTVTLDPNARPAITPDPVVAWSAVRELAALSDLVKLSDEDCEFFRPGVSLDDIAEELLTADRTQCVVITRGGHGALGVGRDIRVEVPAPAIEVVDTVGAGDSLMAALIAGLLARGLLGERRLAGLTSDDLRDVVDYAVKAAAITCTRHGADPPTAAEHTEKWGS; encoded by the coding sequence ATGAGCGCACCTGTCCTCGTCATCGGCGAGGCTCTCGTGGACATCGTCGGCCCGGCGGCGAAGACCGCCCGCAACGGCAACGGCAAGGCCAAGGCGATCCCCGGCGGGTTCGCCGCCAACGTCGCGGTCGGCCTGGCCCGGATGAGTGTGCCGACCGAGCTGGTGGCCCGTTTCGGCACCGATCCGTACGGCGATCTGCTCGGGTCACACCTGTTCGGGAACGGCGTCCAGCTCGCGCCGGGGACGGTGGACCCGGGGTCCCGGACCAGCACCGCCACCGCGACCCTGGATTCCGACGGGGTGGCGACGTACAAGTTCGACATGACCTGGGATCCGCCGGAGCTGTCGCTGCCGCGGGGCTGCCCGGCGATCCACACCGGGTCGATCGCGATGATGCTCGAGCCCGGGGCGACCGCGATCGGCGAGTTCCTGAAGTCGGTGGCCGACCAGCCGGTGACGGTCACGCTCGACCCGAATGCGCGGCCGGCGATCACCCCCGATCCGGTGGTGGCATGGTCGGCCGTTCGAGAGCTTGCCGCCCTGTCGGACCTGGTGAAGTTGAGCGACGAGGACTGCGAGTTCTTCCGGCCCGGAGTGTCGCTCGACGACATCGCGGAGGAGCTGCTGACCGCCGACCGGACGCAGTGCGTGGTGATCACGCGCGGCGGACACGGCGCGCTCGGCGTCGGCCGGGACATCCGGGTCGAGGTTCCGGCGCCGGCGATCGAGGTGGTCGACACCGTGGGAGCCGGCGACTCGCTGATGGCGGCGCTGATCGCAGGGCTGCTGGCGCGCGGGCTGCTCGGCGAGCGGCGGCTGGCCGGACTGACCTCCGACGACCTGCGGGACGTCGTGGACTACGCCGTGAAGGCGGCGGCCATCACCTGCACCCGGCACGGCGCCGACCCGCCGACCGCGGCCGAGCACACGGAGAAATGGGGATCCTGA